The region CACGACCGATCTGTAGGCTCGAGCGTCCCATCGAAAACCTTGGGGACCTGGTCAGGTACTGAGCGAATAACCAAGGCCTCTCAGACCCGCGTTGGGACCAAGTCAGGACTAAGTTCGGACCATGTTTGGACCATGCGGGGACTAAGTGATGACCAAGTGCAGATCCTGAAAAGTCTCCATACAAAACAAGGCATTACGGATCTTATGGGTATAATTAGGCGGGCAAACAGAACCAAGTTCAGGAACCAGGTGCTGGCCCCGCTGATGGAGGCCGGCCTGGTGGAGATGACGATCCCTCACAAACCTCAAAGCAGCAAACAGCAATATCGGCTGACAGAAAAGGGGCGTAACCTGAACGGCATTCTTCCCGCAACTTGAGATGGCCGCATAAGTTCGGTAAGCAGAGGACCTCACTCAAGCTAAGTGCGGACTATTTTCAAGGAAAATGGTTGAGATTTCTCAGTGGTTCTTGACGAAGAATTATGGTGGAGATGAAGGGATTTGAACCCTCGACCCCGCGTTGCAAACGCATTTTCTGCGTTAGTGATCCTAGCCAGTTATGACAATTCCTTAATTATTTCAACCGCCATCGTTCCGTTTTGTTCCTTTTGGTGATAAGTCGTTTTGAATTCTGTTAGCTAATGTTAGCTGAAATTTTGACGAACGACCAGCTAATTGAATTGGGCAGACTCTCGCTCAACAGTATCCCTTTTCAGTTCCCATTTTCGCTGACGTTGAACTTTCGAAGGCAGCTGATTATTCGAAAGATATGGTCCAATTGGCCAAGAAAGCAGATGGACGTACGGCATTTCTACCAACTGCCCCACACTCCTATAATACCCTCGCAACTCCCGGAATACCGCGAACGACGGCGACGGCTCCCCAACACAGCATTAACGCGCAGACAAAAACAATGGATCCCTTGGCTACGGCAGGCAGCGGCGCTTTCAGCATGGCATACAACAGCCAACTCACGACCCCATAGTGGATTACGAATATGCCGTAGCAATTAGAGGAAAGGCTGTCGAATATCTTTCTTCGCCTTCTTGCGAATCTTAAAAATACTGCCAGGAAGGCAAAGGAGGATGCAGCGCAGGAGACTACAAAGGAAACACTGGCTAGGATTTGATTCGTACCTTTAAGCGCGACGAGATTTATCAGAGAAGCTGCCAACGCCACAACTACCCAGATGCCCCAGCGACGTGCCAACGTCGAATTCGGTGTAACCAATGTTCGTTCAATGCCATAAGCACCGAGAACGACTCCGACCAGGAAATAGACCATATACAGGAATATGCGGCTTGTTTGGAATCTAAACGGGCCCCATACCCACCAGGACCAGTTGGGATCACAAACGGTGCACATTGGGATATAGGCTAGTGCAGATATTAGGACAAGGAACACGAAAAATAGCGCCGGGCGGCTCAGTACGCCAGACGTTATCTTATCAAAGAAATCGCTCCTCGTGGGTATCAGTGCATATAAGAGTATTGCGATGATGTCAAAAACCATCAATAACCAAAGAAACCATCCGGGTCCTGGGCTTGGCCAGTCGCCAAGAGACACCCATTGATGCCAATAGCCAGATAGCCCCCCATTCGTGCCGATTT is a window of Desulfomonile tiedjei DNA encoding:
- a CDS encoding acyltransferase produces the protein MTDIQVLWKLLLYGQLQFHGVHGHNYYLRGFRGSLILNSEKCERNKTIRNNFKAVSAPSSGGQAAESEQRRAADRQYSIGLGYLRAFIIVLVVLHHAALAYQSFLPTSPASTLAEYMHSVRAISPVNDQQRSMILSLIAFFNDRFLMSLMFFLSGLFVWKSLRSKGRSVFFRDRLIRLGLPFAVMVILAPLAYYTTYLQIGTNGGLSGYWHQWVSLGDWPSPGPGWFLWLLMVFDIIAILLYALIPTRSDFFDKITSGVLSRPALFFVFLVLISALAYIPMCTVCDPNWSWWVWGPFRFQTSRIFLYMVYFLVGVVLGAYGIERTLVTPNSTLARRWGIWVVVALAASLINLVALKGTNQILASVSFVVSCAASSFAFLAVFLRFARRRRKIFDSLSSNCYGIFVIHYGVVSWLLYAMLKAPLPAVAKGSIVFVCALMLCWGAVAVVRGIPGVARVL